Proteins from one Alysiella filiformis genomic window:
- a CDS encoding tetratricopeptide repeat protein — MNSKINHIPINQIEKIWVVKNTFFIEGLAYLQGYDAPDYRYLHKHIKFRNLLDDSVSEFGLGTVPKRELSSQALNGQNYNYTAAGTATLGFKGIDIGFLKNGIYEIQISVSADKNMRQYASLVMTEQNLDKHSADNLSEYRLFSEGNKVYLTKKDILGTDVSSQSHISTENAWVNGTIFHIEGEFVVAEAPLSNFHQGKYYLIAQKPITQRQYVFELGQVRKSNLGLKIGNATTNYNASYFATLGLKGIDVQDFELGLYDLYVSLAYGNKIFTAKLDKQLKLENRHTCLLLDNANLPNDPKEVQRLAELANTQQNWAKAATYSVHLQQIKPEMWQGYWWAGQAYRNLKQFDKAEAQFQLMTEKLPHLHHGLEGMVNVSQSQNRWEDVVSRSYVFRKSFPELWHSYWWAGDAYKNLSLYDEARNEFELLQKLQPNNHRGLEGLVNVYQREQDWQSAAVFAQKLFDQFPDIAVSYSLMITSLKGANQLDKAIEYAQKFVEKFPELELAYRYLAVTMCQNFNFYTAYPYYETYCHRYGKDKKNEHHVIYLKQSLGLYKDVLAHYQQNLPNPSTSSSYTALSQLAKINQCLNDYDETMKYWDLYRQKWMQSENTVTASLRNQKSENKPLDIIIHEKLSQNLNEEAKDLFVSHRSKLADIDVLRFSSWFDYLENKQSDKINGTHIVKDTIQSLWIGNDLGVVQQLCLASYLYHGHEVHLYTYQDLKNIPKGVIVKDGNEILPEKDIFYSHGSPAHFSDWFRWKMIAMKSGYWVDMDEICLKPFDFTQNDYVYGFEGHAIANAVLKFPAHHHLVELMEFMSQNPNQILPWDTVQDVERKLKRVEKGLGREHTLWGEASGPTGLTKALMYFNLDKFAKPYYHFYGLNAIQTRRMLLDQNFDPSILSDKMYAMHIWNNTFRKTDLYQQGKSVNNSILQYLINQYEDFM; from the coding sequence ATGAATTCAAAAATCAACCACATTCCCATTAATCAAATTGAAAAAATCTGGGTAGTAAAAAATACCTTCTTTATTGAAGGTTTGGCTTATCTGCAAGGCTACGATGCCCCTGATTACCGCTATTTACATAAACACATCAAATTTAGAAATTTACTTGATGATTCCGTATCGGAGTTTGGATTGGGAACAGTACCTAAACGTGAGCTTTCCAGCCAAGCTCTCAATGGTCAAAACTACAATTATACTGCTGCAGGTACTGCAACACTTGGCTTTAAAGGAATTGATATCGGCTTTTTAAAAAACGGTATTTACGAAATCCAAATCTCTGTTTCTGCCGATAAGAATATGAGACAGTATGCAAGCTTGGTCATGACCGAACAAAACCTAGACAAACACTCAGCAGATAATTTATCCGAATACCGTTTGTTTTCAGAAGGGAACAAGGTTTATCTGACTAAAAAAGACATTTTAGGCACCGATGTGTCCAGCCAAAGCCACATCAGCACTGAAAATGCTTGGGTAAATGGGACAATTTTCCATATTGAAGGTGAATTTGTCGTTGCTGAAGCACCATTGAGTAACTTCCACCAAGGCAAATATTACCTGATAGCTCAGAAACCCATTACTCAACGCCAATATGTGTTTGAATTGGGGCAAGTACGCAAGAGCAACTTGGGTTTAAAAATTGGTAATGCAACAACCAATTATAATGCCAGCTATTTCGCCACTTTGGGACTGAAAGGAATTGATGTCCAAGATTTTGAACTGGGTTTATATGATTTATATGTTTCTTTGGCATATGGCAATAAAATCTTTACCGCAAAACTGGATAAACAATTAAAGTTGGAAAACCGTCATACCTGTTTATTACTGGATAATGCCAATTTACCTAACGACCCCAAAGAAGTTCAGCGTTTAGCTGAACTTGCCAACACACAACAAAATTGGGCTAAAGCAGCAACCTACTCTGTTCACTTACAGCAAATTAAGCCTGAAATGTGGCAGGGATACTGGTGGGCTGGTCAGGCTTATAGAAATCTAAAACAATTTGATAAAGCCGAAGCACAATTCCAATTGATGACTGAAAAATTACCTCATCTGCACCATGGTTTAGAAGGCATGGTAAATGTTTCCCAATCACAAAACCGTTGGGAAGATGTGGTATCTCGCTCTTATGTATTTCGCAAAAGTTTTCCTGAATTGTGGCACAGTTATTGGTGGGCTGGTGATGCTTATAAAAATCTGTCACTTTATGACGAAGCACGCAATGAATTTGAGCTATTACAAAAATTACAGCCCAACAACCATCGCGGACTGGAAGGTTTAGTTAATGTTTACCAACGTGAACAGGATTGGCAATCGGCAGCGGTATTTGCCCAAAAACTTTTCGACCAATTCCCTGATATTGCCGTTTCTTATTCTTTGATGATTACCAGCTTAAAAGGCGCAAATCAGTTAGATAAGGCAATTGAATACGCTCAAAAATTTGTTGAAAAATTTCCAGAACTGGAATTGGCATACCGCTACTTGGCAGTTACAATGTGCCAAAATTTTAATTTTTATACAGCTTATCCTTATTATGAAACCTACTGCCATAGATATGGTAAGGATAAAAAGAATGAGCATCACGTTATTTATCTCAAACAAAGTTTGGGTTTATATAAAGATGTTTTGGCTCATTACCAACAAAATTTGCCAAACCCAAGTACCAGTTCGTCATATACTGCATTGTCACAATTGGCTAAAATCAACCAATGTCTCAATGATTATGATGAAACAATGAAATATTGGGATTTATACCGTCAAAAATGGATGCAGTCTGAAAATACGGTAACAGCATCATTGAGAAACCAAAAAAGTGAAAATAAACCTTTGGATATTATTATCCATGAAAAACTTTCACAAAATCTGAATGAAGAAGCCAAAGATTTATTTGTGTCTCATCGTTCAAAATTAGCAGACATTGATGTGCTTAGATTTTCTTCATGGTTTGATTATCTGGAGAATAAACAATCTGATAAAATAAATGGCACTCATATCGTTAAAGACACCATTCAATCTTTATGGATTGGCAATGATTTGGGTGTGGTGCAACAATTGTGTTTGGCATCATACCTGTATCATGGGCATGAAGTTCATTTATACACTTATCAAGATTTGAAAAATATTCCTAAAGGGGTAATTGTTAAAGACGGTAACGAAATCCTGCCTGAAAAAGATATTTTCTATTCACATGGTTCACCTGCCCACTTTTCAGATTGGTTCAGATGGAAAATGATTGCCATGAAGAGTGGCTATTGGGTAGATATGGATGAAATCTGTTTAAAACCGTTTGACTTTACCCAAAATGACTATGTCTATGGCTTTGAAGGTCATGCAATTGCAAATGCTGTCTTAAAATTTCCAGCTCATCATCATTTGGTGGAACTGATGGAATTTATGAGTCAAAACCCGAATCAAATCCTACCTTGGGATACGGTACAAGATGTGGAACGTAAATTGAAACGTGTTGAAAAGGGCTTAGGACGCGAGCATACGCTTTGGGGTGAGGCAAGCGGTCCAACAGGTCTTACCAAAGCATTGATGTATTTCAATTTGGATAAATTTGCCAAACCATATTATCACTTCTATGGTTTAAATGCGATCCAAACCAGACGAATGTTACTTGACCAAAACTTTGACCCAAGTATTTTGTCTGACAAAATGTATGCCATGCATATTTGGAATAATACATTTAGAAAGACGGACTTGTATCAACAAGGTAAAAGTGTAAATAATTCCATCTTACAATATTTGATTAATCAATATGAGGATTTTATGTAA
- a CDS encoding WG repeat-containing protein: MKLLKITLLFITLLFNSPAYAEKLCAYLANGKRITNDSLGTPIQYKNQQGKVIIPLSAGFKTHAVAPFFSPKCFHKHAWLYNGKDHDFVDNQGKVWYQIYWFDMGVDYPKEGLFRIKQNGLIGYASEKTKKIVIPARFQAAFPFENGRAKVAYRAKSKCDGEGHCWSLPDPTATDLENRYFYINKKGKFLSWVYPDK, encoded by the coding sequence ATGAAATTATTGAAAATCACATTATTATTCATTACTTTATTATTCAATAGTCCTGCTTATGCGGAAAAATTGTGCGCGTATTTGGCAAATGGCAAACGCATTACCAATGACAGCTTGGGTACGCCCATTCAGTATAAAAATCAACAAGGTAAAGTGATTATTCCGCTCTCGGCAGGTTTTAAAACCCATGCGGTCGCGCCATTTTTTTCGCCCAAATGTTTCCACAAACACGCATGGCTTTATAATGGCAAAGACCATGATTTTGTTGATAATCAAGGCAAAGTTTGGTATCAAATTTACTGGTTTGACATGGGTGTGGATTATCCGAAAGAAGGTTTGTTTCGCATTAAACAAAACGGTTTAATCGGCTACGCCAGCGAAAAAACCAAGAAAATTGTGATACCTGCGCGTTTTCAGGCTGCTTTTCCTTTTGAAAATGGTCGTGCCAAAGTCGCCTATCGCGCCAAATCAAAATGCGATGGCGAAGGACATTGTTGGTCGCTACCTGACCCGACTGCCACCGATTTGGAAAATCGGTACTTTTATATCAACAAAAAAGGCAAATTTTTAAGTTGGGTTTATCCAGATAAATGA
- the rfbB gene encoding dTDP-glucose 4,6-dehydratase, translated as MKILITGGAGFIGSALIRHIIDNTNDTVINVDKLTYAGNLDNLASVSGSARYAFEQVDICNRAELDRIFQQYQPTAVMHLAAESHVDRSIDSSGEFIQTNIIGTFTLLEAARAYFFRLPENEKATFRFHHISTDEVFGDLHGTDDLFTETTPYAPSSPYSASKASSDHLVRAWHRTYGLPTIITNCSNNYGYYHFPEKLIPLMILNALNGKPLPVYGDGLQIRDWLFVEDHARALYQVITRGKIGETYNIGGFNEQTNISVVKKICELLEELAPEKPQGVAHYADLITHVTDRAGHDVRYAIDARKIQRELGWTPQETFETGLRKTVQWYLDNRAWCERVLSGNYRLERLGLGK; from the coding sequence ATGAAAATCTTAATCACAGGCGGCGCAGGCTTTATCGGTTCTGCGCTCATCCGCCACATCATTGACAACACAAACGATACCGTTATCAATGTGGATAAACTGACCTACGCTGGCAATTTGGACAATCTTGCCAGCGTTTCAGGCAGCGCGCGCTATGCTTTTGAACAAGTGGACATTTGCAATCGCGCTGAATTAGACCGCATTTTTCAACAATATCAACCAACTGCCGTCATGCACCTTGCCGCCGAAAGCCATGTGGACAGAAGCATAGACAGCTCAGGCGAATTCATTCAAACCAACATCATCGGCACATTCACATTGCTGGAAGCGGCACGCGCTTATTTTTTCAGGCTGCCTGAAAATGAAAAAGCCACATTCCGTTTCCACCACATTTCCACCGATGAAGTGTTTGGTGATTTGCACGGTACAGACGATTTGTTTACCGAAACAACACCTTATGCACCGTCTAGCCCCTACTCCGCCAGCAAAGCGTCCAGCGACCATTTGGTACGCGCATGGCACCGAACCTACGGTTTGCCGACCATCATCACCAATTGTTCCAACAATTACGGCTATTATCATTTTCCCGAAAAACTGATTCCGCTCATGATTTTAAATGCGCTGAACGGCAAGCCCTTACCCGTTTATGGCGATGGCTTGCAAATCCGTGATTGGCTGTTTGTGGAAGACCACGCTCGCGCCTTGTATCAAGTCATCACGCGCGGCAAAATTGGCGAAACCTACAATATTGGCGGTTTCAACGAACAAACCAATATTTCAGTTGTCAAAAAAATTTGTGAATTATTAGAAGAACTTGCCCCCGAAAAACCGCAAGGCGTGGCGCATTATGCCGACTTGATTACCCACGTTACCGACCGCGCAGGACACGATGTGCGTTACGCGATTGACGCGCGAAAAATCCAACGCGAATTGGGCTGGACACCACAAGAAACCTTTGAAACAGGTTTACGCAAAACCGTGCAATGGTATTTGGACAACCGCGCATGGTGCGAACGTGTATTGAGTGGCAATTATCGTTTGGAACGCTTGGGTTTGGGAAAATAA
- a CDS encoding tetratricopeptide repeat protein — translation MPIFHFFITKLQQCEIIRLIVQVYKHLNNIDVAWKWRFYPTLFRIIHDLTIPLHERVCKNCQILLNQGVHIGDFYLAQSLLLQNQLDKAEYHITRFLHHYPTHSDGVYLLAEIKRRTQQKQVAFELLKNILTHNKRGKTWQHLSNLVDDSSDFEQFYHLFTQAHPHHNQQALAYDLACHLSNAAVRAQNTQFALSFWRTQYRLSQGKPKLQAAKPPITRQYNDKKAAKALGDLKDYFDQRHITFFLISGTLLGCIREGKLLKHDKDIDIGVWDNHSVEDLANIIHNSGCFHVLPIYSNDILVIRHVNGVTIDIFIHYRQADDYWHASGKSQWHNSPFELHTYSFLNREYLIPANYDLYLTENYGDWHTPQLSFDSTLDTPNMTIISEPEFLIYLYKKMTFAVHSGKKPSERHLNVLRQHGEFLD, via the coding sequence GTGCCTATTTTTCATTTTTTTATCACAAAATTGCAACAATGTGAAATCATCAGGCTGATTGTACAAGTTTACAAACATTTGAATAACATTGATGTGGCATGGAAATGGCGTTTCTATCCAACGCTTTTTCGCATTATTCATGATTTGACCATTCCTTTGCATGAACGTGTATGCAAAAATTGTCAAATCCTGCTGAATCAAGGTGTGCATATTGGCGATTTTTATTTGGCACAAAGCCTATTGCTGCAAAATCAACTGGATAAAGCCGAATACCACATTACCCGTTTTTTACATCATTACCCAACCCACTCAGATGGGGTATATTTACTGGCAGAAATTAAACGCAGAACCCAACAAAAACAAGTCGCATTTGAACTGCTCAAAAACATTTTAACCCACAATAAACGCGGTAAAACTTGGCAACATTTATCCAACTTGGTAGATGATTCATCTGATTTTGAACAATTTTATCATTTATTTACCCAAGCCCATCCCCATCATAACCAGCAGGCACTGGCGTATGATTTAGCATGCCATTTATCCAATGCGGCAGTACGCGCCCAAAATACCCAATTTGCCTTATCATTTTGGCGGACACAATATCGCCTCTCACAAGGCAAACCCAAATTACAGGCAGCCAAACCACCCATCACACGCCAATACAATGATAAAAAAGCCGCCAAAGCATTGGGCGATTTAAAAGATTATTTTGACCAACGCCATATTACTTTTTTTCTGATTAGCGGCACCCTGCTCGGCTGCATTCGCGAAGGCAAACTGCTCAAACACGATAAAGACATTGATATTGGCGTGTGGGATAACCATTCCGTTGAAGATTTGGCGAACATCATTCACAACAGCGGTTGTTTTCATGTTTTGCCCATTTATTCAAATGATATTTTGGTTATTCGCCATGTTAATGGCGTTACCATTGATATTTTTATTCATTATCGCCAAGCCGATGATTATTGGCATGCCAGTGGCAAAAGTCAATGGCACAATTCGCCGTTTGAATTGCATACTTACTCATTTTTAAACCGCGAATACCTGATTCCAGCCAATTACGATTTGTATTTAACCGAAAACTATGGCGACTGGCATACCCCTCAACTGAGTTTTGACAGCACCCTAGATACCCCCAATATGACGATTATCTCAGAACCTGAATTTCTGATTTATCTGTATAAAAAAATGACCTTTGCCGTGCATTCTGGCAAAAAGCCGTCTGAACGCCATTTAAACGTTTTGCGGCAACACGGCGAATTTTTGGATTAA
- a CDS encoding SRPBCC family protein, with protein sequence MPQINHQQTIHAPIDLVYEISQDYSVRYDWDAFPDYIRNLDGADGMPFVGREVEIRSKLGMTMRVRFVQVKPPECAAVKMFQAPFFIEQFAGSWVFQKANETETVARFCYSLSAPKWCAFWLNPLMIKYFSFVAERRLLGLKKYCEQRFQAA encoded by the coding sequence ATGCCACAAATCAATCATCAACAAACCATACACGCCCCCATTGATTTGGTTTACGAAATTTCGCAAGATTATTCTGTGCGTTACGATTGGGACGCATTTCCTGATTACATTCGCAATTTGGACGGTGCTGACGGTATGCCGTTTGTGGGGCGCGAAGTGGAAATCCGTTCCAAACTGGGCATGACCATGCGTGTGCGTTTTGTACAAGTGAAACCGCCTGAATGCGCTGCGGTCAAAATGTTTCAAGCCCCTTTTTTTATTGAACAATTTGCGGGCAGTTGGGTGTTTCAAAAAGCAAATGAAACAGAAACGGTGGCACGGTTTTGTTATTCGCTTTCTGCACCCAAATGGTGTGCGTTTTGGCTTAATCCATTGATGATAAAATATTTTTCATTTGTGGCGGAACGCCGATTATTGGGCTTGAAAAAATATTGTGAACAACGGTTTCAGGCTGCCTGA
- a CDS encoding CDP-glycerol glycerophosphotransferase family protein, whose protein sequence is MMKHLKNAYHHITAPAGYHQGLALYNQKKWQAALEAFQSADAINPIHAKNAFKLGLCHLKLGNLHEAQYYLTQAVELAPYNQQWQIQLEQCQRQIEYKTQGAASAATQPVVVPRIHQSGETQSLGISLKKKLLLIPSDYNHRVMADIDSFIEYYKNDFNIYIILRHLNEDIVYRSTHTLVKNGSSFGEFLKFTADYVIDAGTMNYGYRITDTNTWVSVWHGIPYKKMFVDFDVKHLATAIRYNLAYDCMISMSDFYTDVFLRGAMRYDGKILQLGCAKTDKLFQKEDNQGRLKRLFQSIRLPENAKIILYAPDFRQSGEMVLPFDATRLLATFGQDYCLLVLLSSQTNTAPANSPENVYYTADLNDSDALLIADILISDYHTLIYTFDQYNRPVALFHHDYETFAHSHPQRHQELRILSRRPFRAENEDELCGLDWTKLKQYSLDFALHENIGSAFLKTTLGIPHNKKIIFYAPTFRKAGAMPLPFSPQKLLNALNHEYVIITKLHYLNHLDQRYDNVIDCTSYSNIADLMKISDILISDYSSLVLDFALLNKPIVLFQYDYADYMQQRGVYFDFGDYLLPEQIVQNEDELYQLNWHNLSSNNHKIINTFYPLEDGQSTQRIVDALAFNKDMRHGKDIIFLVNELNQIGGVHTFLKNMAKHYKQKYNSRIFVIAIREFAETNSEFHQLQSPYIDFKLSAQYLNGACANILQNTDGIVIALQFSAQLHFQKYLTHAKSVLMFHGDVKDMISRELYAPHLGWLNEGKLYNYRRLLLLTQSAVDLLRPHLVAEVQNKLGYMHNSIDAQYCPLEPRNPLHTAVISRLDADKNIFSMIDLGKEIAKQNANIVVHIYGDGELKDEFQAALNQNGLQNILKLHGFESDKEKIFGNSDSLLLMSKSEGFPLVVLEAYAHARPVIAFDSFTSAQEIIKHGETGYLTAYGDYAAIIAAIQNAHTLSPQAIQATFEQFSNAQIFAKWDKLIGELDAEANQA, encoded by the coding sequence ATGATGAAACACTTAAAAAACGCCTACCATCACATTACTGCGCCAGCAGGCTATCATCAAGGCTTGGCGTTGTACAATCAAAAAAAATGGCAAGCGGCTTTGGAAGCGTTTCAAAGTGCCGATGCAATCAACCCCATTCATGCCAAAAATGCCTTTAAACTGGGTTTGTGTCATTTAAAATTGGGCAATTTGCACGAGGCTCAATATTATTTGACCCAAGCTGTTGAGCTGGCACCTTACAATCAACAATGGCAAATTCAACTTGAACAATGCCAACGCCAAATCGAATACAAAACCCAAGGAGCAGCTTCGGCTGCCACCCAACCCGTTGTGGTGCCACGCATTCATCAAAGCGGGGAAACACAATCATTGGGCATTTCACTCAAAAAAAAATTATTGCTTATTCCATCTGACTACAATCATCGCGTGATGGCGGATATTGATTCATTTATTGAATATTATAAAAATGATTTTAATATCTATATTATTTTGCGTCATTTAAATGAAGATATTGTTTATCGCAGCACCCACACTTTGGTTAAAAATGGCTCATCATTTGGCGAATTTTTGAAATTCACTGCCGATTATGTGATTGATGCTGGCACAATGAATTACGGCTACCGCATTACCGATACCAACACTTGGGTTTCGGTGTGGCATGGTATTCCGTATAAAAAAATGTTTGTGGATTTTGATGTCAAACATTTGGCAACCGCCATTCGCTACAATCTTGCCTACGATTGCATGATTTCCATGTCGGATTTTTATACCGATGTGTTTTTGCGTGGCGCAATGCGCTACGATGGCAAAATTTTGCAATTGGGTTGCGCCAAAACCGATAAATTATTTCAAAAAGAAGACAATCAAGGTCGTTTAAAACGCCTGTTTCAGAGTATCAGGCTGCCTGAAAATGCCAAAATCATTCTTTACGCCCCCGACTTTCGTCAATCGGGCGAGATGGTTTTGCCATTTGACGCAACACGCCTGCTGGCAACGTTTGGTCAAGATTACTGCCTGTTGGTTTTATTGTCATCACAAACCAATACCGCACCTGCCAATAGTCCTGAAAATGTGTATTACACCGCCGATTTGAACGACAGCGATGCCTTGCTCATTGCCGATATTCTTATCAGCGATTATCACACACTCATATACACTTTTGACCAATACAATCGCCCTGTGGCATTGTTTCATCATGATTATGAAACATTTGCCCACAGCCACCCCCAACGTCATCAAGAATTGCGTATTTTGTCGCGCCGCCCATTTAGGGCAGAAAATGAAGACGAATTGTGTGGCTTGGATTGGACAAAACTCAAACAATACAGTTTGGATTTTGCCCTGCACGAAAACATTGGCTCGGCATTTTTAAAAACCACTTTGGGCATTCCGCACAATAAAAAAATCATTTTTTATGCACCAACTTTTCGTAAAGCGGGTGCCATGCCTTTGCCGTTTTCGCCCCAAAAATTGTTGAACGCATTGAATCATGAATATGTCATCATCACCAAATTGCATTACCTGAATCATCTTGACCAGCGTTATGACAATGTGATTGATTGCACATCTTATTCCAATATTGCCGATTTGATGAAAATTTCAGATATTCTCATCAGCGATTATTCTTCATTGGTGCTGGATTTTGCTTTATTGAATAAACCCATTGTGTTATTTCAATATGATTACGCAGATTATATGCAACAACGTGGTGTGTATTTTGATTTTGGCGATTATTTGCTGCCTGAACAGATTGTGCAAAATGAAGATGAACTGTATCAACTGAATTGGCACAATTTAAGCAGCAACAACCACAAAATCATCAATACCTTTTATCCATTAGAAGACGGTCAATCCACCCAACGCATTGTGGATGCTTTGGCATTCAATAAAGATATGCGCCATGGCAAAGACATCATTTTTTTGGTCAATGAACTCAACCAAATTGGGGGTGTGCATACATTTTTGAAAAACATGGCAAAACATTATAAGCAAAAATACAATTCGCGTATTTTTGTGATTGCCATTCGTGAATTTGCCGAAACAAACAGTGAATTTCATCAATTACAAAGCCCTTATATTGACTTTAAATTGTCGGCACAATATTTAAATGGTGCATGTGCCAATATTTTGCAAAATACTGATGGCATTGTGATTGCCCTGCAATTTTCGGCACAACTGCATTTTCAAAAATATTTGACCCACGCCAAATCGGTATTGATGTTTCATGGCGATGTGAAAGACATGATTTCGCGTGAATTATATGCCCCACACTTGGGCTGGCTGAATGAGGGCAAATTGTACAATTATCGCCGTTTGTTGCTTTTAACCCAATCGGCGGTGGATTTGTTGCGCCCACATTTGGTGGCAGAAGTGCAAAATAAACTGGGCTACATGCACAATTCCATTGACGCGCAATATTGCCCTCTTGAACCTCGCAACCCCTTGCACACCGCCGTTATCAGTCGCCTAGATGCAGACAAAAATATTTTCAGCATGATTGATTTGGGCAAAGAAATTGCCAAGCAAAATGCCAATATTGTGGTTCACATTTATGGCGATGGCGAATTGAAAGATGAATTTCAGGCAGCCTTAAATCAAAATGGCTTACAAAATATCCTCAAATTGCACGGTTTTGAAAGCGATAAAGAAAAAATCTTTGGCAACAGCGATTCTTTGCTGCTGATGAGCAAATCAGAAGGTTTTCCACTTGTGGTGCTGGAAGCTTATGCACACGCTCGCCCTGTCATTGCCTTTGATTCATTCACATCGGCACAGGAAATCATCAAACACGGCGAAACAGGTTATTTAACGGCATATGGCGATTATGCCGCCATCATTGCAGCCATTCAAAATGCCCATACTTTATCGCCACAAGCCATTCAAGCCACATTTGAGCAATTTTCCAATGCCCAAATTTTTGCCAAATGGGATAAGCTGATTGGCGAATTGGATGCCGAAGCCAACCAAGCATAA
- a CDS encoding glycosyltransferase family 2 protein produces the protein MSFLNKLFQKIPQIGQSPLISILVPCYNSRATLPATLKSIQASHYTNLDVMIVDDGHAVTVEDIVKEFNDPRFRYFYKNNEGLGLTRNFGIHNAKGEYIFFLDSDDLIFPDALGKLLAYAERHQLDCVSGVTVRRDFETGVESEWFRSLYKSPKISTFANRLSQFDDTLSTNKLYKVQMLKDLGIYFETGLYEDKLFTAKLYSKLERIGLIDTRVYVWLIYGSQTSITTTKSVSNFQGRMAAINNLWQYIPELRKAYQIAFYMNHDLLIYLREFVFYNEDEKEEIFQTAYHFIQQHKRYIYTRLVTASYNRACLDALIVGDKAKFMYTAQILSQIFQDELKIKQQV, from the coding sequence ATGAGTTTTTTAAATAAATTATTCCAAAAAATCCCACAAATCGGGCAATCGCCCCTCATTTCCATATTGGTGCCATGCTATAATTCAAGGGCAACCCTGCCTGCAACGCTCAAATCCATTCAAGCCTCACACTACACCAATTTAGATGTGATGATTGTTGATGATGGACACGCCGTAACAGTAGAAGACATTGTGAAAGAATTTAATGACCCACGTTTTCGCTATTTTTACAAAAACAATGAAGGTTTGGGACTGACACGCAATTTTGGGATTCACAATGCCAAAGGCGAATACATTTTCTTTTTGGATTCAGATGACCTGATTTTTCCCGATGCCTTGGGCAAATTGCTGGCTTATGCCGAACGGCATCAATTGGATTGCGTATCAGGCGTAACCGTTCGCCGCGATTTTGAAACAGGCGTGGAAAGCGAATGGTTTCGCAGCCTGTACAAAAGCCCCAAAATCAGCACTTTTGCCAATCGCTTATCACAATTTGACGATACCCTATCCACCAATAAATTGTACAAAGTACAAATGCTTAAAGATTTGGGCATTTATTTTGAAACTGGTTTGTATGAAGACAAATTGTTTACCGCCAAGCTCTATTCCAAATTGGAACGCATTGGTTTAATTGATACACGGGTTTATGTGTGGCTGATTTACGGCAGCCAAACCTCCATTACCACCACCAAATCGGTCAGCAATTTTCAAGGTCGCATGGCTGCCATCAACAATTTATGGCAATACATTCCAGAATTGCGTAAAGCCTATCAAATCGCATTTTATATGAATCATGATTTATTGATTTATTTGCGAGAATTTGTGTTTTACAATGAAGATGAAAAAGAAGAAATTTTTCAGACAGCCTACCATTTTATCCAACAACATAAACGGTACATTTATACACGTTTGGTTACAGCCAGTTACAACAGAGCTTGTTTGGATGCACTGATTGTGGGCGATAAAGCCAAATTCATGTACACCGCACAAATTTTATCGCAAATATTCCAAGATGAATTGAAAATTAAGCAGCAAGTTTAA